In Amycolatopsis coloradensis, one genomic interval encodes:
- a CDS encoding helix-turn-helix transcriptional regulator, whose amino-acid sequence MRADRLVSLVLLLRHRGRLSATTLARELEVSTRTVLRDIEALSAAGVPVYAERGRHGGFGLLPGFRTELTGLNHDEALALLIAGSRRGAQAFGLGSALASAMLKVVDALPEGQRDTAAGAARRLLIDPETDLLSRRVPAEEVPDAVVSEVRRAVFAGHKLRIHYAAEGRAPRWRTVDPIGLVTVRDRGYLLATRSGEDRTYRLSRVRAAEELPEPAQRPDRVDLDRTWQERGTRFRSGGDQVAVSVLVDPVRRDELVGTALAVLAEESAEDGRLRMEVTFQDARHAEWALWQLATDAEALEPPWLRASLRDRAEAITSRYGGGCRI is encoded by the coding sequence ATGCGCGCCGACCGGCTGGTCTCACTGGTGTTGCTGTTGCGACACCGCGGCCGCCTGTCCGCGACCACGCTCGCGCGCGAACTGGAGGTCTCCACCCGCACCGTGCTCCGTGACATCGAGGCGCTGTCGGCGGCAGGTGTCCCGGTGTACGCCGAACGCGGCAGGCACGGCGGTTTCGGATTGCTGCCCGGTTTCCGGACCGAACTCACCGGGCTGAACCACGACGAGGCGCTCGCGCTGCTGATCGCCGGATCACGGCGCGGCGCGCAGGCGTTCGGCCTCGGCTCGGCACTCGCGTCGGCCATGCTCAAGGTGGTCGACGCGCTGCCGGAAGGCCAGCGGGACACCGCGGCGGGCGCGGCCCGGCGCCTGCTCATCGACCCGGAGACCGATCTGCTCTCGCGCCGGGTGCCCGCCGAGGAGGTGCCGGACGCCGTCGTCTCCGAGGTCCGGCGCGCGGTGTTCGCGGGACACAAACTGCGTATCCACTACGCGGCCGAGGGCCGGGCACCGCGGTGGCGCACGGTGGATCCGATCGGCCTGGTCACCGTCCGGGATCGGGGATATCTGCTGGCCACGAGGTCCGGTGAGGACCGCACCTACCGGCTGTCCCGGGTGCGGGCCGCCGAGGAGCTCCCCGAACCCGCGCAACGCCCGGACCGGGTGGACCTGGACCGGACCTGGCAGGAACGCGGCACACGGTTCCGGAGCGGCGGGGACCAGGTCGCCGTGTCGGTGCTGGTGGATCCGGTGCGGCGGGACGAACTGGTGGGCACCGCGCTGGCCGTACTCGCGGAAGAATCCGCCGAAGACGGCCGTCTGCGCATGGAGGTGACCTTCCAGGACGCGCGTCACGCCGAATGGGCGTTGTGGCAACTCGCCACGGACGCGGAGGCCCTTGAACCGCCTTGGTTACGCGCCTCCTTGCGGGACCGGGCCGAGGCGATCACCAGCCGTTATGGCGGCGGGTGCCGAATATGA
- a CDS encoding DUF2238 domain-containing protein — protein sequence MVRGVGRTEGILLAGSVVVVLVVTGVQARSPGTWLLEVVWVLIGLPLVVALRKRFPLTRLLCWLLVLHAIVLCYGGQYTYAETPAGEWVQGLMGTQRNNYDRFAHVVQGFVPAIAVREVLLRRTPLRPGAWVAFLTVCVCVTIAAGFEFVEWFSAMVAGAGADDFLGTQGDVWDTQWDMFLCLCGAVLSLLIWRRVHDRQLSGAQAIDRYRSTNRL from the coding sequence ATGGTGCGCGGAGTCGGCCGGACGGAAGGCATCCTGCTGGCCGGCTCCGTGGTCGTCGTGCTCGTGGTGACCGGCGTCCAGGCCAGGTCCCCCGGCACCTGGCTGCTGGAAGTCGTCTGGGTGCTGATCGGGCTGCCGCTGGTGGTGGCCCTGCGCAAACGCTTTCCCTTGACCCGCTTGCTGTGCTGGCTACTGGTGCTGCACGCGATCGTGCTGTGTTACGGCGGGCAGTACACCTACGCGGAGACCCCGGCCGGGGAATGGGTGCAGGGGCTGATGGGCACTCAGCGGAACAACTACGACCGGTTCGCCCACGTCGTCCAGGGTTTCGTCCCGGCGATCGCCGTGCGCGAGGTGCTGCTGCGCCGGACCCCGCTGCGGCCCGGTGCCTGGGTCGCGTTCCTGACCGTCTGCGTCTGCGTGACGATCGCCGCCGGTTTCGAGTTCGTGGAATGGTTCAGCGCGATGGTCGCCGGTGCGGGCGCGGACGATTTCCTGGGCACCCAGGGAGACGTCTGGGACACGCAGTGGGACATGTTCCTCTGCTTGTGCGGCGCGGTGCTCTCCCTGCTGATCTGGCGCAGGGTGCACGATCGGCAACTTTCGGGTGCTCAGGCGATCGACCGGTACCGTTCCACGAATCGCCTGTAA
- a CDS encoding amino acid permease — protein MTLRAAAVRRKPVADLIADSDHGTLKRSLGLGQLTMLSIGATLGSGIFVVLGEAVPVAGPAVVLSFVLAGITALFSALSYAELAGMIPVSGSSYSYAYATLGELVAWVCGWCLVLEYGVSVASVAVGWGQYLNELLRLTFGFAIPDAFSQPPGSGGIVNVPAIVVVLLAMFLLLSGAKESARANAIMVVIKVGTLVLFCAIAFSAVRAANFTPFLPLGLAGLSAGAAKLFFSYIGFDAASTAGEEAKNPQRDLPRAILLSLAIVTVLYCLVAVAAVGALPWQDFDGQEAALSHVLGAVSDNPLWAGLLAVGAIVAISSVVLTVLYGQTRILFSMSRDGLVPASLSKVDPKTGTPRINTLVVSGFVATLAAFIPLGKLADATSIGTLFAFGLVNVAVLLLRKRQPEAPRSFRVPFSPVTPILGVLCCGYMMLSLDGETWIVFAGWMALGLLIYFGYSMRRSRLIVDSPVRSHNS, from the coding sequence ATGACTCTGCGAGCCGCGGCGGTGCGGCGGAAACCGGTCGCCGATCTGATCGCCGACAGTGATCACGGCACGCTGAAGCGATCGCTCGGCCTTGGGCAGCTGACCATGCTCAGCATCGGCGCGACGCTGGGCAGCGGGATCTTCGTCGTGCTCGGCGAAGCGGTCCCCGTCGCGGGCCCCGCGGTCGTGCTGTCGTTCGTGCTCGCCGGTATCACCGCGCTGTTCTCGGCGCTCTCCTACGCCGAGCTCGCCGGAATGATCCCGGTGTCCGGTTCGTCCTACTCCTACGCGTACGCCACGCTCGGCGAGCTGGTCGCCTGGGTCTGCGGCTGGTGCCTGGTGCTCGAGTACGGCGTCTCGGTGGCGTCGGTGGCCGTCGGCTGGGGGCAGTACCTCAACGAACTGCTGCGGCTGACGTTCGGTTTCGCCATCCCCGACGCGTTCAGCCAGCCGCCGGGCTCGGGCGGGATCGTCAACGTCCCGGCCATCGTCGTCGTGCTGCTCGCCATGTTCCTGCTGCTGTCCGGCGCGAAGGAGAGCGCGCGGGCCAACGCGATCATGGTCGTGATCAAGGTCGGCACGCTGGTGCTGTTCTGCGCGATCGCGTTCTCGGCGGTGCGGGCGGCGAACTTCACCCCGTTCCTGCCGCTCGGCCTGGCCGGGCTGAGCGCCGGTGCCGCGAAGCTCTTCTTCTCCTACATCGGCTTCGACGCGGCGTCGACCGCGGGCGAGGAGGCGAAGAACCCGCAGCGGGACCTGCCGAGGGCGATCCTGCTCTCGCTCGCCATCGTCACCGTGCTGTACTGCCTTGTCGCCGTGGCCGCGGTCGGCGCCCTGCCGTGGCAGGACTTCGACGGCCAAGAGGCCGCGCTCTCGCACGTGCTCGGCGCCGTGTCCGACAATCCGCTGTGGGCCGGGCTGCTCGCCGTCGGCGCGATCGTGGCGATCTCCAGTGTCGTGCTGACCGTCCTCTACGGACAGACGCGCATCCTGTTCTCGATGTCCCGCGACGGGCTGGTACCCGCCTCACTGTCCAAAGTGGATCCCAAGACCGGCACGCCGCGGATCAACACCCTGGTGGTCTCCGGCTTCGTCGCGACGCTGGCCGCGTTCATCCCGCTCGGGAAGCTGGCCGACGCCACCAGCATCGGCACGTTGTTCGCCTTCGGGCTGGTGAACGTCGCCGTCCTGCTGCTGCGAAAGCGGCAACCGGAGGCCCCGCGTTCGTTCCGCGTGCCGTTCTCCCCCGTCACGCCGATCCTCGGGGTGCTGTGCTGCGGCTACATGATGCTCAGCCTCGACGGCGAGACTTGGATCGTCTTCGCCGGCTGGATGGCGCTCGGCCTGCTCATCTACTTCGGTTACAGCATGCGCCGATCCCGGCTGATCGTGGACTCGCCCGTTCGCAGCCATAATTCCTAG
- a CDS encoding nuclear transport factor 2 family protein — MATEPNDLGKLFIERGNAGDVDGLVALYEPGAVLAFPPGNIATGHAEIRKVYEEFVAAAPELLPGRQHPALVGGDLALTASTLTTGEATIEVARRQPDGSWLWVLDQPVFVP; from the coding sequence GTGGCCACCGAGCCGAACGATCTGGGCAAGTTGTTCATCGAGCGAGGCAACGCGGGCGATGTCGACGGACTGGTGGCGTTGTACGAACCGGGCGCCGTACTGGCGTTCCCGCCGGGCAACATCGCGACGGGGCACGCGGAGATCCGCAAGGTGTACGAGGAGTTCGTCGCGGCCGCGCCGGAACTCCTGCCGGGCAGGCAGCATCCGGCGCTGGTGGGCGGCGACCTGGCGCTCACGGCGTCCACGCTGACCACCGGTGAGGCGACCATCGAGGTCGCCCGCCGTCAGCCGGACGGGTCCTGGCTCTGGGTGCTGGACCAGCCGGTGTTCGTGCCGTGA
- a CDS encoding ATP-binding protein, which translates to MTNAALGRAATTFKVLLKGYRVRAGLTQEELAEGSGVSVRAISDMERGIAKSPQRRTIEALAAPLSLTDEELTGLQKVARQGRTSTPAPAGIPGASLIGILPADVDDLTGRESDLDALRALSADLGAGRRRSGRVAILSGPPGTGKTTLAVRVAHNLAEEFPDGRLFLKLRGMSAEPANPADVVHLILRSLGVEAVRIPADPDDRVSLCRSLLQDRATLIVLDDAADEAQVRPLLVGGPRCLTLVTSRQMLVGLEGASRLALDVFGEDDAVALLSTIIGADRVARERREALELVELCGRLPLALRIAGNRLASRPTWPLSRLVDQLRDRGRRLATLTAGDLDVRSVFELSYRQLSPNAAAVFRRLSLVPAADFSVGAASTLIEAAGEDDAAVFLEELTDASLLQTSQENGRYQFHDLLRVFATERLAREEAPDAVEAAENRLAGWLVRTATAAGRYFHPTDGVSPLPVATPSFGDHSGAGRWLEVELKNWHAAVKSVAARGDHRPVLDLAESMHWYSEIGGTASTWYDVFELAVNAAIALGSDREEAVHRNYLSWVQASLCDQAEEAVRTAKLAWDAAVRAGDRREQGWARVYLTSAHARDTGCGTSPELFDEAVRLFGEAEYPLGVHVARTMRASYWYREGRFGEAAEEFDACVRYFAPEHGGSRTPVDDTNYAYVLLRSAQNLAALDAADRALTQCETALGLFRRHGAAMGQARALQETGRFMRRQGDHANARRRLSEAEELYERIGLTQARIDTLGERAALSEEMDDPASARADRERAMGLRDRLGRSEAGKPNYGSGS; encoded by the coding sequence ATGACGAACGCCGCCCTGGGAAGGGCAGCCACGACTTTCAAGGTGCTGCTGAAGGGTTACCGCGTCCGAGCGGGCCTCACGCAGGAGGAACTCGCCGAGGGGTCCGGGGTGAGCGTCCGCGCCATCAGCGACATGGAGCGCGGGATCGCCAAAAGCCCGCAACGCCGGACGATCGAAGCGCTCGCCGCGCCGCTGTCCTTGACCGACGAAGAGCTGACCGGCCTGCAGAAGGTCGCGCGCCAGGGCCGCACTTCCACGCCCGCACCGGCCGGGATCCCCGGCGCATCCCTGATCGGCATCCTGCCGGCGGACGTCGACGACCTCACCGGCCGCGAAAGCGATCTCGACGCGTTGCGCGCCCTTTCCGCGGATCTGGGCGCCGGTCGCCGCAGGTCCGGGCGGGTCGCGATCCTGAGCGGACCTCCTGGGACCGGCAAGACCACTCTCGCGGTCCGCGTGGCGCACAACCTCGCCGAGGAGTTCCCCGACGGCAGGCTTTTCCTGAAGCTGCGCGGGATGTCCGCCGAGCCGGCGAACCCGGCGGACGTGGTGCATCTGATTCTGCGCTCGCTCGGGGTCGAAGCCGTCCGCATCCCGGCCGATCCGGACGACCGGGTGAGCCTGTGCCGCTCCCTCTTGCAGGACCGGGCCACCCTGATCGTCCTGGACGACGCGGCCGACGAAGCCCAGGTCCGCCCGCTGCTGGTCGGCGGGCCACGATGTCTCACCCTGGTCACCAGCCGTCAGATGCTGGTGGGACTGGAAGGCGCGAGCAGGCTCGCCCTCGACGTGTTCGGCGAGGACGACGCGGTCGCCTTGCTGTCGACCATCATCGGGGCCGACAGGGTCGCGCGGGAGCGGCGGGAGGCGCTCGAACTGGTCGAACTGTGCGGGCGGCTGCCGCTGGCGCTGCGGATCGCGGGCAACCGGCTGGCGAGCCGCCCGACCTGGCCGCTGTCCCGTCTGGTGGATCAGCTCCGGGACCGCGGCCGACGGCTGGCCACCCTGACCGCCGGCGATCTCGACGTGCGCAGCGTGTTCGAACTGTCGTATCGCCAGCTCAGCCCGAACGCCGCCGCCGTGTTCCGGCGGCTGTCGCTCGTCCCGGCGGCGGACTTCTCGGTGGGGGCCGCGAGCACGCTCATCGAAGCGGCCGGCGAGGACGACGCCGCCGTCTTCCTGGAGGAACTGACCGACGCGAGTCTGCTGCAGACGTCGCAGGAGAACGGCCGGTACCAGTTCCATGACCTTCTGCGGGTTTTCGCGACCGAGCGGCTGGCCCGCGAGGAGGCCCCTGATGCCGTCGAAGCGGCGGAAAACCGGCTGGCCGGTTGGCTGGTGCGCACCGCGACGGCGGCGGGCCGCTACTTCCACCCGACCGACGGGGTCAGCCCGCTCCCGGTCGCGACGCCGTCGTTCGGCGACCACTCCGGAGCGGGCAGGTGGCTCGAGGTCGAGCTGAAGAATTGGCACGCCGCGGTCAAGAGCGTCGCCGCGCGAGGTGACCACCGGCCGGTGCTCGACCTGGCCGAATCCATGCACTGGTATTCGGAGATCGGCGGGACCGCGAGCACCTGGTACGACGTGTTCGAACTCGCCGTGAACGCGGCCATCGCGCTCGGCAGCGATCGGGAGGAGGCGGTCCACCGGAACTATCTGTCCTGGGTACAGGCCTCGCTGTGCGATCAGGCGGAGGAGGCCGTCCGGACGGCCAAGCTGGCCTGGGACGCCGCGGTGAGGGCGGGCGACCGGCGCGAACAGGGCTGGGCACGGGTGTACCTGACGAGCGCCCATGCCCGCGACACCGGCTGCGGGACGTCTCCCGAACTCTTCGACGAGGCGGTGCGCCTGTTCGGGGAGGCGGAGTATCCGCTCGGAGTCCATGTGGCACGGACGATGCGGGCCTCGTACTGGTACCGGGAGGGCCGGTTCGGCGAAGCCGCCGAAGAGTTCGACGCCTGCGTCCGCTATTTCGCGCCGGAACACGGCGGCTCGCGTACTCCGGTGGACGACACCAACTACGCGTACGTGCTGTTGCGTTCGGCCCAGAACCTGGCCGCGCTCGACGCTGCCGATCGGGCACTCACCCAGTGCGAGACGGCACTCGGCCTGTTCCGTCGTCACGGCGCGGCCATGGGCCAGGCCCGCGCGCTGCAGGAGACCGGACGCTTCATGCGACGCCAGGGCGACCACGCGAACGCGCGCCGCCGGTTGTCCGAGGCCGAGGAACTCTACGAACGCATCGGGCTGACACAGGCGCGGATCGACACGCTCGGCGAAAGAGCGGCGCTGTCCGAGGAGATGGACGACCCGGCATCGGCCCGCGCGGACCGGGAACGCGCGATGGGTCTCCGAGACCGGCTCGGCCGATCCGAAGCGGGCAAACCGAACTACGGTTCCGGTTCCTAG